One Varibaculum prostatecancerukia genomic window, ATACCTCCGTATTCTGCTGGGTATCCTTTACACCACAAGGCACCTTGGATAATGCCATGCACGTTACTGCTAGAATCATTTTTGCTGATCCCGTTCGGCCAACGATTCTTAAAACGTGACTGCGTCCCGGCACCGAAGTTATTCGCTGTGGCTGTGATACCCAGCTCGATTTGCAGGGCACGAATCAAAGCGTTGATCGTGTCCCATCCGGTTCGACCGTTCTCTGAGACTGAACCGAACCCTGTTTTTGTTTTATATGTGGTATTTAGCCACTGCTGGGTTTTTAGCACCATCTGATCCATGAGAAAACTCCTCACTCGATTTATTGATATAAAAACCCGGCACCCACACCCCTTCAATAATGAGAAAGACGTGAATGCTGGGAGCCTAAATAAACTCGCGTAAACCCTTGTCCCGCCGCCGATACACAGCCAAGGCTTCGAAACAGGTAAAACCGTAGGTCGGTTAATACCCTGTTTGATTCGGTCTTTTTGCGTACGGTTGGCCCCGCCCGCTGACCTTCGCCAAGGCTGTAGAGATTCGAGGCCCCAACCCCCTAACCGAATCCTCGACTTGTCCTGTAACTTCCGGTGGGAACAAGGTCAATATTTTTAGGGTGGGGAAGTACCGGTGGTTATTTCGCGTTTTTCAAAAAATCTAGTAGGTGTAGACCTGAAGGGCTTGTCTCCATCTGTCACCGTCTAACGCGCTCTGCCTGGAGTGGCAGGGTTTGCACAGGCTGCGCAGGTTAGAAAAGTCGTGGCTGCCGCCATGGTCTAAGGGTAGGACGTGGTGGACTTCCTGAACTGGGGTGGTCACTCCTTTTTCCAGGCAGTCTTCGCACAAAGGATGCTGCGCGATGTAAGCAGCGCGGATCTTGCGCCAGCGCGCACCGTAACGCTTGTTGATTCTCGGGTCACGTTGAAACTTACGGTAGTTCTTGTCTGCCTTTTTGGCGTGGAGCTGGCAGAACCTTTCGCGGGTTAGTTCGGGACAGCCAGGCGCAGAGCAGGGACGTTTTGGTTTGCTTGGCACCAGCCTCACCGTCCTTTGCTGGCCAAGACGAAACCCTCCGGGCAGTGATAACTGTTTGCCGGAGGGTTCGTTCCTATATTTTCAACTACCTACAGTATTTCAGGGTTAAGTAACGATTTCCATAGCGGGGTTCGGATACTTGCTAACGCATGGGTGCAAGTTAGCGTCTGCCATATAGTGCTACTGCCAGGCGATCTAATGCTCGGTTCTTTCGCCGGTAGACACTGTCTCGTTCAATATAGAAGTGGTCACCGATCATTTGGACTCGTTCGTCTTGATTGCCTTGGCCGAGGAAGAAGTTTTCCAACACGAACTGGTCATCGGTGTTGAGTGCTTGCCAGGCGGGCAGGAACCAGTCCAGGTACTCTTGGGCTTGTTGGCTGCGGGCGGCGAGCAGATCAATCTTGTCGAGGGTGGCAGCTATGCGGCGTTCACCAGCGTGGGGGTCGCGTGAGCGGGGCATGCCAGTGATTTTGGGGCTAGGGGGGCTGGCGAGGTCTTCGCGTAGCTGGTTTGCCTCAGCTTGCGTGTCTTGGCTGGCTGCTTGTTCCATCAGTGGGTAGTCCTCTAGGGCGCTGATTGCTGCCTTGCGGGTATCTAAGTATTTCGTCATCACATGCATCATGATTTCTCCTTATCTAGAGTGGTTTGCCAGTTGTGTTTTGATTGCCTCGATCAAGGCGGTCTGGGTGAGGTTCTTGGCGTCTAGGGCTGTAAGTACTGCTTCATCGAGGGTTTTTTCAGCGACCAGGTGAGTGATCGTTACCGGCTGGGTTTGGCCTTGCCGGTAAAGCCGGGCGTTGGTTTGTTGATACAGCTCCAGACTCCAGGTCAGGGAGAACCAGATGAGTAGGTGCCCGCCTGCTTGTAGATTCAGGCCATGGCCGGCACAGGCCGGGTGAATCAAACCGAGATTGATCTCTCCGTTGTTCCAAGCTGCTATATCCTCAGCGGTCTTTAGGAGCCGGGCTTGCGGGAAGCGCTCGATGATGCGTTCCAGGTCGTGTTTGTACCAGTAGGCAACGAGGAGGTTTTGCCCGTTCGCCGCCTCAACCAAATCTTCGAGTGCATCCAGCTTCGCGTCATGAACAGCAATGGCATCTCCGTTTTCGTCGTAGATAGCCCCGCTTGCCAGTTGTAGGAGTTTTCCAGATAGGACTGCCGCGTTAGCCGCATCCACTACTTGCCCGTCTAGCTCAATCATTAAATCCTGCTCTAGACGCTCATATGCTGCCGACTCTTGATCGGCGAGTTTTACCTTCGTGGTTGTTAGCGTCAGCTCAGGCAAAGTGAGGTGGTCAGTGGTGCGCATCGACAATGTCATGTCCGAGATGGCCTCATAGATCTCGTCCTCAGCGCCTGCTCGCGGTTTATAGGTAAACACTTGCATGCCGCCGCGTTTATCAGGTACGAACCAGCGATCCCTAAACCGGGTGATATAGCGCCCTAAACGGCTACCGCCATCTAGGAGTCGGAACTGTGCCCATAGATCCATCAAGCCATTAGAGGCTGGGGTTCCGGTTAACCCAACCCAACGGCTTACATAGGGTCGCATCTTCACCAGCGTGGCGAAGCGCTTTGCACGGTGGTTTTTGAAGCTGGAGAGTTCGTCAATGACGACCATGTCGAAAGGCCAGGCCGCGCCGTAGTGGGCAACCAGCCAGGGCACGTTTTCCCGGTTAATCACCGTCACCATTGCTAACTTAGCTAACGCGTGAAGGCGGTCTTGTTTTGATCCGACGGCTACCGCCAACGTCAGCCCCGTAAGGTGATCCCACTTGGCTGCTTCTTGTGGCCAGGTATCGCGTGCCACGCGTAGCGGCGCGATTACTAGCACTCGCTGTACGAGGAAGTAGTCGAGGACAAGCTGCCAGATCGCGGTCAGCGCAATGACGCTTTTTCCTAAACCCATACCTAAGAACACTGCGGCTTCGTCATGGTTGATGATGAAACCCGTTGCCTGGGTTTGGTAGTTATGCGGCTTGTAGCGCATTTGCCACCTCCGCAATCCCATCCACGCTGTCTACCACGAAGACTTGGAAGCCTTGACCTTGCAGCTGCTTGATACGGCGATTCTGGATTGGTCTAGGTTTGGCTCCTGGTGCTTTTACTTCAGCGAAAACAACTCGTCCGCTCTTCAGACAGATCCGATCTGGGACACCAGTGACGCCGGGGCACACGAGTTTCCAGCAGATCCCGCCGATGCTTTCGACTGATTTCTTCAGTTCGTTTTCTAGGTGTTTTTCTTTCATGTCACGTCTTTCATAAGATCTGTGACACTCGTGTCGGTCTGTCCCTAAAACCCTATATAGGACTGTATTTTTTATTTTCCTATAGAAAGGGCTAGTAACGACTGACACGACTGTCACTATTGGCCGGTTACAGGTCGAATTCGCTGATCAAGGCGAGCCCGTCTACGAATCGTGCCCGAGCTGTTCGTCTCCGCTTATATCCGCCTTTATCGACGGCAGCATAAAAATCGCTAGTGGAGCGCACATACTCGCCCCTGCCTATTGCCCAAGACCGGTACGCGTCGTAGAGATCCTTGGACTGCTCTGATAGGCCTTGACCTACCTGGCAGCAGTCCTCAAGGAAGTGAGCGAACCAGTCGTTAGCAGCCCGGTACGCCTCCGATGCGGCAACGACTTGTTTAGGTGGAGCCAGGTGGTAGTTCTCAGAGTGAATTAAGCGAGCACCTTCCATAATCCACGCCAAGACCGCTCCGCCAGCTTTGACGTATAGATGGTCAGCATAATTTTTGATGTCCTGTTTTGGGGTGATGGTTTGCTCGAACGGAATCACAATCAATCTGCGCCAGATGCCGGTATCCATAGCTCCCACTCGCGGTAGATGGTTCGTGTACAAAACCAAGGTGTGGGAAGGGGTGAAGGAGAAGGGGTCTTTGTATTTCTTCTCTGCGGCGATCTTGTCAGTCGAAGCTAATTGTTTGGTTGATGAGGTTGATAGGCGCACGCCTTCATCATTTTCGCCGGCAATCAACAAGCGTCTAGCCCTGGTTTCTGCCATCTCGTGTTTGGCGTTGTTTTTCTTACCAGCGATCAGCACCTCAGAGGAGATAGTCTCCGCGTAAGAGCCCAACACGCGGGCGATGGTATTCCAGAACGTGGATTTGCCGTTGTTTCCATCCCCGTAGGCGATAATCAGGGCTTCGATGAGGACTTTGCCGATTGCTGCTAGCCCGCATACCCTTTGCACATACCCAATCAACTCCTTATCTGCCCCGAAAGTGACGGCGAGGCTGTCTAGCCATATCTGCATCCCCTCATCGGATGGGTCAAGGGCAGTTTGTTTAGTCAACATGTCAGCGGGGCTGTGTTCGTGCCGGGAGGTATCGCGCAAATCAAAGGTGGCGCTTGGGGTGTTGAGCAGATAAGGGTCGGCATCGAGCACCTGCGGGTTAATCAACGCTAACGGGCGTGCTTGGCGCATGACCGCCAAGATTGTGCGATCTGAGCGGCACTTGTATATGAACTTTAACCATTCTTGCGCTGCCATCATTTCCTGGTAGACCTGGGATTGCTCCCGGGTGAATGCAGAGAGGGCTTTGGCCTTGCTCATCGCTACCAGCATTGCTGTTACTCCCAGCCGGCTTGCTTGCTGGGTGGCTGTATCCAGTTCTTTTTGGGCTTGTTCTATTTGCCGGGAGGTGAGTTCTTGGACAACATGCTGGGCTTTAGGTTCGTTTTCCTCCCATACACCCTTGTCGTAGGCCATCCACGCGGTAGCAGGCGAATAACAAATCCTGTCAGCATACTCACCAGCAAGAATCGTCGCCTGACCAACATCGGTAAAATCATCAGGGCGCAGACTGGTCAGCTGCTCATAAACCTCCGGCGGCACATAACCCGGCTCGGCGGCAACCTTGGCAGCGAACTTACACGCGCTATCCCAAATCAGGCCCAACTCTGCATCTGGTAATGGCGGGTCACAAAGGGTGGCTTTACGATCAAATAACTCCCGCGCCTGGGCGGTGTTGCCGTAGCGGATCAAGACCCTGCCCGCGAAGCGAGAAAGCGTGGCATTACGAGAGCCCTCGCCGATAGCAATCGTTGCGGCATCAAAGGCAGCAAACATGTCCTGCTCATCAGCCGCCGCGATCCATTCATCCAGTAGCTGTCCACCCTCGAAAACATGCACTTCGGCGGTGGGGTTTCCGTAGATGAACCTACCCGCGTCCAGCGCGTTATGGTCAAAGAAATCAAAACGAGCAGCCAGGCGTTTCTTCATCCCTGCATACTCGCTAGCGTCACCGATCTTGCTTATTGGGTAGTAGACATGGAAACGCGGTCTAGCGCACTCGCCGCCCTTGATTCTCATATGGTTGCGGGAGGTTGCGGTCATAAACTCGACCCCTGCCATCACCTCAGACAAAGATTCGGGCGTGACCCATTCGTTCGGGTTTTCGGTGTGGTCGTTGTCGATATCCATCACCACGCAATCCGAAACCAGGAAGTTCGCGCTCGAGCGATGATTACCCTTGTAGGTGGCTGCGACATGATCAAAACACACCGCCATTTCTAAGTCGGGTCCGCTGGTGATCTCGTGGCGGTTAGGGTAGTGGCTGTTGGTTTGCTTGCCTGCCATGTCAGTGGCGTAAAGCGTGAAGGGATGCATCAAAAGGTAACGTCCTGGAAATCAGCGTTGAAATAGTGGATGGGTAGTTCAAGTTCGCGGCCCCACTCGATCTCGGCGCGCATCCCGCGGCTAACGCGGCCGGTGTAAACCCAGATCTCCTCACACTTGGTCAGCAGAATCCGGTTGAAAAACATCGCTAACTCACGCTCATCAGGATCGTCGTCATTCAAGAACTGCGGATACAGCAAATGCGGAGTCAGCGGAATCACCCGCTGGCCGACAGCGAACGCAGAAAACTCCCGTGCCAGCACAACATTGGACTCCACGTCCCCTGAGTAGGGTGAGCAGATGTAGACCAGTGGCCGGTAACCGAACTCGGTGCGCTGGACGCTTTGCAGTGCTTTGAAACTAGTCGGATCGAGATAGCCCTCAGCGTTCTTCTTCGAGATCCCAAACTCGACCGTCGACATAGCTGGGCTTGTCATTAGGAGTCCTGCCCTTCACGCTCGATAATGGGCAACAGGCCATGCTGGTTCTTCAACAAGTCATAGATAAACAAGCGACCTTTCTGCGTCCAATACATATGAGTGCGAGTTTTACCGCCATCAAACTCATGCGTCTTGGACTGGGTATAACCCTGCTCCGCGTATCTGGCGTAAAGGAACCAGCGCCCCGACTGTTTAAACTGAACCCTCGAATCGAGCAAGATCTGGTTCAACCGTTTCGCGCTCAACCCGTAGTCTTTGGCGATCTCGGTCGTTGTCAACAATGAGTCGGATTGCAGAACAATGTCGTAGTACGAGATTTTCGGTGCAGCCTCAAGCAAAGCCTGTTCGGCGGCGAGACGTTTAGCTCGCTCACGACGCAAATGAACAATCGCCTGCTCAAGAAACTCGTCATTCTCTAGCAGATCATCGATGGCGTAGATGCCGTGGCGGCGGATCGAGGGCAACACCTCATCGAATACCCATGCTTCAAACCGGACAGCGGCAGGCAACTTCGAGGATGCAATCAACCGATACAGATCACCTTCGGTAATGAACCTGACCTGCTGGATACCACCGGGCGTTTCAAGGGGGTAGCGTTTCACGACCCCCTTGCAATGCCTAG contains:
- a CDS encoding HNH endonuclease; this encodes MPSKPKRPCSAPGCPELTRERFCQLHAKKADKNYRKFQRDPRINKRYGARWRKIRAAYIAQHPLCEDCLEKGVTTPVQEVHHVLPLDHGGSHDFSNLRSLCKPCHSRQSALDGDRWRQALQVYTY
- a CDS encoding SNF2-related protein is translated as MRYKPHNYQTQATGFIINHDEAAVFLGMGLGKSVIALTAIWQLVLDYFLVQRVLVIAPLRVARDTWPQEAAKWDHLTGLTLAVAVGSKQDRLHALAKLAMVTVINRENVPWLVAHYGAAWPFDMVVIDELSSFKNHRAKRFATLVKMRPYVSRWVGLTGTPASNGLMDLWAQFRLLDGGSRLGRYITRFRDRWFVPDKRGGMQVFTYKPRAGAEDEIYEAISDMTLSMRTTDHLTLPELTLTTTKVKLADQESAAYERLEQDLMIELDGQVVDAANAAVLSGKLLQLASGAIYDENGDAIAVHDAKLDALEDLVEAANGQNLLVAYWYKHDLERIIERFPQARLLKTAEDIAAWNNGEINLGLIHPACAGHGLNLQAGGHLLIWFSLTWSLELYQQTNARLYRQGQTQPVTITHLVAEKTLDEAVLTALDAKNLTQTALIEAIKTQLANHSR
- a CDS encoding VRR-NUC domain-containing protein; translation: MKEKHLENELKKSVESIGGICWKLVCPGVTGVPDRICLKSGRVVFAEVKAPGAKPRPIQNRRIKQLQGQGFQVFVVDSVDGIAEVANALQAA
- a CDS encoding phage/plasmid primase, P4 family, which produces MHPFTLYATDMAGKQTNSHYPNRHEITSGPDLEMAVCFDHVAATYKGNHRSSANFLVSDCVVMDIDNDHTENPNEWVTPESLSEVMAGVEFMTATSRNHMRIKGGECARPRFHVYYPISKIGDASEYAGMKKRLAARFDFFDHNALDAGRFIYGNPTAEVHVFEGGQLLDEWIAAADEQDMFAAFDAATIAIGEGSRNATLSRFAGRVLIRYGNTAQARELFDRKATLCDPPLPDAELGLIWDSACKFAAKVAAEPGYVPPEVYEQLTSLRPDDFTDVGQATILAGEYADRICYSPATAWMAYDKGVWEENEPKAQHVVQELTSRQIEQAQKELDTATQQASRLGVTAMLVAMSKAKALSAFTREQSQVYQEMMAAQEWLKFIYKCRSDRTILAVMRQARPLALINPQVLDADPYLLNTPSATFDLRDTSRHEHSPADMLTKQTALDPSDEGMQIWLDSLAVTFGADKELIGYVQRVCGLAAIGKVLIEALIIAYGDGNNGKSTFWNTIARVLGSYAETISSEVLIAGKKNNAKHEMAETRARRLLIAGENDEGVRLSTSSTKQLASTDKIAAEKKYKDPFSFTPSHTLVLYTNHLPRVGAMDTGIWRRLIVIPFEQTITPKQDIKNYADHLYVKAGGAVLAWIMEGARLIHSENYHLAPPKQVVAASEAYRAANDWFAHFLEDCCQVGQGLSEQSKDLYDAYRSWAIGRGEYVRSTSDFYAAVDKGGYKRRRTARARFVDGLALISEFDL
- a CDS encoding DUF7768 domain-containing protein, yielding MTSPAMSTVEFGISKKNAEGYLDPTSFKALQSVQRTEFGYRPLVYICSPYSGDVESNVVLAREFSAFAVGQRVIPLTPHLLYPQFLNDDDPDERELAMFFNRILLTKCEEIWVYTGRVSRGMRAEIEWGRELELPIHYFNADFQDVTF
- a CDS encoding phage antirepressor, whose amino-acid sequence is MGTGLQTFTNQTFGTIRTITADGTVLFCGRDIATALGYANTKDALARHCKGVVKRYPLETPGGIQQVRFITEGDLYRLIASSKLPAAVRFEAWVFDEVLPSIRRHGIYAIDDLLENDEFLEQAIVHLRRERAKRLAAEQALLEAAPKISYYDIVLQSDSLLTTTEIAKDYGLSAKRLNQILLDSRVQFKQSGRWFLYARYAEQGYTQSKTHEFDGGKTRTHMYWTQKGRLFIYDLLKNQHGLLPIIEREGQDS